One segment of Polyangiaceae bacterium DNA contains the following:
- a CDS encoding DUF2330 domain-containing protein produces MRTLTWTLTALTAAIALHSSTARACGGTFCDSGPVSMPVDQSGENILFVMEGGRVEAHVQIQYQGVAERFAWVIPVPALPKFEVGSEPLFQAMLNGSVPSYGFSTSRDTCSDDQFSASAGSNDSSGFGGSAGAGGAGGGVNVVQRSQAGAFEIVVLEGGTAAEVSKWLTDNKYQTSTAAPEILDEYVQKGFLFAAVKLTAGTDVNEIHPLVFSYEGTEPCVPIKLTAVAATEDMSVRTFFLGNERVVPTNYKHMTLNPVRIDWQSYGANYMEVVSRAADSPVANGQAFVTEYAGKSNVVSPSGVFSTSWNAKKLETIEPAALLAELEAQGLTYCYGNQYGGQYTGYCQYMHPLLLPLLQEYLPAPAGVSENDFYSCVSCFQDQADLSKWDPTLFAQDFDTRILQPGKHAADLLAKHPYLTRMLTTMSASEMTLDPMFHKRGDLPDVLLPGLATQRVLCSGTSVFELPTGEQIAIPPGGSWPQWDSKMPYAATIEEVPSEGDPIVLVDNRNKIQSTVVLYNVEQDWPQQETNGTCACRTVGSHGKLDASLVLMGLGFLGVSLVRRRRR; encoded by the coding sequence ATGAGAACCCTGACCTGGACCCTGACTGCCCTGACCGCCGCCATTGCCCTGCATTCGTCGACGGCGAGGGCGTGCGGCGGCACCTTCTGCGACAGCGGCCCAGTATCGATGCCCGTGGATCAGTCGGGGGAGAACATCTTGTTCGTCATGGAAGGCGGACGAGTGGAGGCCCACGTACAAATCCAGTACCAGGGCGTCGCAGAACGATTCGCCTGGGTGATCCCAGTACCGGCGCTGCCCAAGTTCGAGGTCGGCTCCGAGCCGCTGTTCCAAGCCATGCTGAACGGCAGCGTTCCTAGCTATGGATTCAGCACCAGCCGCGACACGTGTTCGGACGATCAGTTCAGCGCGTCCGCTGGAAGCAACGACTCCTCCGGCTTCGGAGGTTCCGCGGGTGCGGGCGGAGCGGGTGGCGGCGTCAACGTCGTACAGCGAAGCCAGGCAGGCGCATTCGAGATCGTCGTGCTCGAGGGCGGAACGGCGGCAGAGGTCAGCAAGTGGCTGACCGACAACAAGTACCAGACCTCGACAGCCGCTCCGGAGATCCTCGACGAGTACGTGCAGAAGGGATTCCTGTTCGCCGCGGTCAAGCTCACCGCGGGCACGGACGTGAACGAGATCCACCCCTTGGTGTTCAGCTACGAAGGAACCGAACCCTGCGTGCCGATCAAGCTCACCGCGGTGGCCGCGACCGAGGACATGTCCGTCCGCACCTTCTTCTTGGGCAACGAGCGGGTGGTACCCACGAACTACAAGCACATGACGCTGAACCCGGTCCGCATCGACTGGCAGTCTTACGGGGCCAACTACATGGAGGTCGTGTCTCGCGCCGCGGACTCGCCAGTGGCCAATGGCCAGGCCTTCGTCACGGAGTACGCAGGCAAGAGCAACGTCGTCAGCCCGTCTGGCGTGTTCAGCACCAGCTGGAACGCGAAGAAGCTCGAGACGATCGAACCCGCAGCGCTCTTGGCCGAGCTGGAAGCGCAGGGATTGACCTACTGCTACGGGAACCAGTACGGCGGTCAGTACACGGGCTACTGCCAGTACATGCACCCATTGCTACTCCCGCTGCTCCAGGAGTACTTGCCCGCCCCGGCAGGCGTGAGCGAGAACGACTTCTACAGCTGTGTGAGTTGCTTCCAGGATCAGGCGGACCTCTCCAAGTGGGACCCGACGCTCTTCGCTCAGGACTTCGACACCCGCATCCTACAGCCGGGCAAGCACGCGGCGGACTTGCTGGCGAAGCATCCATACCTGACGCGAATGCTCACGACGATGAGCGCGTCGGAAATGACGCTCGACCCCATGTTCCACAAGCGCGGGGATCTGCCCGACGTGCTCCTTCCCGGGTTGGCCACTCAGCGCGTGCTCTGCAGTGGGACGAGTGTGTTCGAACTGCCGACAGGCGAGCAGATCGCGATCCCGCCCGGCGGCAGCTGGCCCCAGTGGGACTCGAAGATGCCCTACGCAGCGACCATCGAAGAGGTGCCTAGCGAGGGCGATCCCATCGTGCTGGTGGACAATCGCAACAAGATCCAGAGCACGGTCGTGCTCTACAACGTCGAACAAGACTGGCCACAGCAAGAGACGAACGGCACCTGTGCATGCCGAACGGTCGGTTCCCACGGCAAGCTGGATGCTTCGCTGGTACTGATGGGTCTCGGCTTCCTCGGCGTCTCCCTGGTGCGGCGTCGCCGACGCTGA